The window GACAGCTTTGTCCTCACATTCAAAACTGTGGAAGAAATTTGGAAGTTTTCGACGTATTTAGCATTAGGTAAGaatcaattcattttaaatattgaTGTTCATTGTTTTCTTATGCCGTTATGGCTAATATGATTGTTATTTCTTTTTAACCTGTCTACTAAATGGCAGGCTATGTTGCTCGCTGCTTGGAGAACTTCCTTTTTGATCAGTCCTTTTGGCTGGACCCAAAACTTCTCAGTGACTTGGAGATAAACGTAACAGTGGATGAGGATCAGCTGGCTACCCTCTACTTGGCACTTTTACTTCAGGAAGGTAAGGAATGCTTCAAAGTAAAGTTGCTTAAATGCATTTGATAAACAGGAAATATTTGATTATTAACACTGTGGATGTTTGAATTGATGAATGGGTAAAATCCAATAAATAAACTTATTAAACCTATCAAATCTATTGTGCGGTAGAACTATTACTTTAAATACTGCTTTTGTTAGATATATTTGTTACACGTTTGGATTCAGTCTATTAGCTTATTGCATTTCCAgtcttcttgacacacacactcacatagcacaatcagagttaaGCAACACTTACATACgattgatggaaaaatactggcagacacacaatagatgcattgttctcactcacacaagcaaaTCTCATTtctacacaagcttaactcttaCTTTCACTCTCTAGAGGGGTGCGGCAACTGCTCTATGGACTTACTTAAAGAGCAGGGGTCGGGGACCTTTTTAGCTAAGAGAGCCGTGAAagccatatatttaaaaatgtatttccgtgagagccatgtaGTACCACTGTACAAAGACAAATGTAGATATTATATTTGTTACATGTTTGgattcagtctattagctcaTTGCATTTCCAgtcttcttgacacacacactcacatagcacaatcagagttaaGCAACACTTACATACGATTGATATACTGGCAGACACACAATAGACGCATTGTTTCACTCACACAAGCAAATCTCATTtctacacaagcttaactcttaCTTTCACTCTCTGGATGGCTGGATTAAAATGCAAGcaagcattttttttggtcaatattTCATGACAGTATTTTACTCCTTTAGTTAAGGAACTATTAAGCTTTATATATGCatatgattttaaaatgaaaagtgCCCACATTAAAAGCTCTTTGCTTAATAACTATTCTAAAAGTTTGCTTTTGCAGCAACGCTACTTCCCACTTACTTTCAGTCATCCATATTAAAACAGATATCACCTTTTAAACTTCTATTTTACTTTGGCAAAATAAGACTGTAGTGCGGCCAAACTTTGATGGAGATACATTAACTGAATGGTATCCAACATCAATCATTTTCTAAACAGTAAATCCAGGCGCAGCAGCAGTTTTGCTGATCTCAAATGTCTATAAAAGGATTTTATTAACCGCAACAGAATTAAAAcaccatgtacagtatattttagtAGAGATGGTATCTAAAGCTTGCTCCGTTCATGGTATGAGTGATCTTATTAGTTTACTAATGATAGACATTGTTGCAGGATCTTTCTTTGCTAAAGCAGTCTATACAAGAGTTGAGGAGGACGACGAAGAACAGCTGTCTTTCAAAAAGAACGACCTGCTGACGGTGAAGGACACAGGACAGGACGACATGTGGGAAGGCACCCTGCTCTCCACTGGACACCACGGGCTGGTGCCCGTTGATTGCACTCAGCCGTTGCCCTACCCTTTCTACCAGTGAGACACTTTCATGACTAGTTTGTTTCTTTACACTGATACAGTCTGTATGATGATAACAAGTGGTGACACACGTTCTCCTTCAATCAGATGGTTCCTGAAGAATTACCCAGGGTATGCGGGGTGCTCACCAACCGAAAAGGAATCGTTTGAACATCCACTTGGTAGAACCATACTCATACACTGCAACTTAATACAGTTTCAAGGCACCATATATACCACTACTCACCAGTCAcaagatacatactgtacactgtatatgGATATATACAGAAAATGTAAGACTAAGACAGGGATTTACTGTCTGATCAATTATTTTGCAGAAAGGCTTATAGCATTTAGTCAGTTCTTATGCATTATTTACACTACAATAATTTGGCTTGCATAATGACCTGAAGTGCTTGAATATATTTTATCTGTTATCTTCAACTATCAAACATCCCAGTGACAGGTTTGTGTGCCGCTGTGGTCGACTACAGTCCAGTGGGCCAAGATGAGCTCCAGTTGAGTCAAGGTGACACTGTAGAGATCCAGGGTCTACTTGTAAGAGGCTTGGGCGTCTTCATTGGAAAACACTCCTCCACTGGTTGTACTGGTTTCGTCCACAAGGCCCACGTCAAACCGCTGGACATCATGCCTCTGTAAATAGATGATTTAATGATTTGGTTTGAAGTGATTAGTAAAGCATTTAGTCCGCATTAAATCCATTAGttatcttgtgtttttttctggttATGTTATTGTGTGTACCATAACTTTAGTCTGGGCAGGCTGTCAAGCATGAGGGTACAAGTGACGCAGCTTTGATGATAATGCTGTCTTGTTTGTCTCACACAGAGACAGACAATTGGTCTTTCTGACGGAGGAGGAGCGGGCCACCCTGGCTCAGACTGACCCGTTCAGTTCTGAGCCAAGTGATAGCAACCTACTGGAAAAGCTTTTCTCATCTGACATCAGCTCTGTGTACAGGCTAGGTAAAGCTCTATGGAGATGTCTATTGAGGTGTCTACAAGTATGCCTCTAAATCAGTAGTTCTCAACCTTTTTTGAGTCATGGATCCCTTTAAGAAAGCTTGGGATGGCCTTGCCCAGAAATATTTATATAGATTATTTAAATGGTAAACACTGAAAGCATGTCAACATAAGATATGTAAATGTTAATTTTTATCTGATCCAAAACCCATCCGCACATCAAGAAGACTTGCTCTAAATAGTTTATGATCTTTTGTGATGTGAGTCTGTGCCATCAGCTGCAACGTCACAtgcctttttttgtttccaGACAGGCTGGATGAGTCTGACTTCATGTACATCAGGAATCGTCCCAAACGCGGTAATGGTGCACATAATTGTATGTGTGTTGAATATACTGAAAATGGTCAATTTGCTTGAGGAAGTGTCGTCTATCTGCAATGAATTACCTTGACATTTGCACCCATATTCACACAAcacctccctcactcacggtgcaaccaaaaagaaCACAACAAGTAGCACATGTAACTTCACCACACGGACTATGCGGGTATGGAAATAAATGTTTGCGCACCAATAGGCACGCAaagcaatactattttatactaatttctaacccacaaggcatgctgggtagcttccTGTAGGGAAAGAGTGTGCGTGGGCTACCCaccatgccttgcgggttataaattagtataaaatagtattgttttgcatgtatataaTTGTGTAAGCATCTCTTTTGATACCCGCATAGTCTGTGTGATACAgatacattgtgtgttccacatgtgttactcgttatttttggttgcaccgtgagtgaggtaggcatttgggttgaacagctcctgttggtttgtgttgatgTGAGTAaaggtgtatacagtatatcgagCTGAGTCACTGCATATACAGAACAAATCCTGGCCTCTGACACTGCCTCTGTGCAACTCAAGCTTTACTGATGTAGGGCAAATGAGATGGATTTTCTACGAATAAATGGTGTAATTATGGAGATGATAAGCACGAGGTAGAATAGGCTCACGTAACCCTGAACAAGATAAGCAGAATAGAAAATATCTGTATGGAGTACATATGACATTAAACTATCAGGCCCTATCAGCCCTATTTGTGTTCTCACAACAATCTCCGTTCTTTCCAGATCACAAGGTCCCTGCAAGCACTCGTCAGAGCGTCATGTCGGAGAGAAGCGGAGGAACACCCCCGTACCATTCCTCTCCCCGTCCATCGCTATCTCACTCCTCCCCCCGTGTGTCCCTGTATCAGTCCCACAATCCTCTGCCACACGACGGAGAGCCCTTGTCCTTCACTCTTGACGACACATTCAGGGAACTGAGTGAGTTCCAGGAGGACCCGCCTCCCTTCTTAGAGGAAAACAGTTGGGAGGGGGAGGAGTCAGAACTCAGTGACCCCACGTTGACCTTACTAAACCATGATCACTTCCAGGTCAGCAAAGAGTTTACTTGTTACACGccaggtgtttaaaacaaaaCCTTGCCAGGCAGTAGAGCATACAgtagatacagtatacagtagagAACATACCGTACATAACTACTGTAGATTGGCATTCTGTGGAGcgataaaaacaatacatattacatttgtaattttagTTATCTGCACTTTTTAGTGATGGTGAAGTTTCACATCAGTATCCACTTTTGTGATGCATATAATGTAACCATTTTTGCAGACCAACAAAACGCCTTGTTGAACTTATCTATAATGTGTATCAATGTGACTTGTAGTTTTAATGGCATTCCAGGGTGATTTAAGATATAGGTTTTAAGTCTCAACCACTCTCATGAGACACTGTGTGTTTTCCCCCCAGGAAGACTTCCTGCCCCTGTACGACCTACAGTGTTCCTTCCTGTGGGTGACCTTCAATGGGAAGAATGAAAGTGAGCTCTCAGGGCGGCTTGAGAGTGTGAGGGAATGTGCAAAGAGGATGGGCATGCATTGGGCACACAGACGAGCATGCTTCCTTCTGGGAAGACTATGTGCCAGGAAGCTGAAGCTATCCCAGGTTAGTTCTATTCATTATCAAGTAGTTTTGTATATGTTGGTATGGTTCCTCGTGTTAGCCCTCCATGATGGCCCTGGAACCTGCTAATATATACCAGAGTTATTTGCACCttcatctaatgagatccagagAAGAGAGCGCAAGATAAAAACATTGACGACAGTCCAGTTATTAACAACTGGTGTTAGTGAATGCTTTATTGTTATACAGTAAATGCTAAAAATCATCCCCGTCTGCCTCTACCTTTAGGCCCGTGTGTACTATGAAGAAGCTCTAAGTGTTCGTGTTGACAGTTTCAGCGACACGCCACTGCTCATTGCTCTCCTAACCAATGTTACCGCCGTCTACCTGAAGCAGCGTATGACAGACAAGCTGCCCCTCACCTTGGAAAAGGCCAGCGCTGTGCTCCTCTGTCTTCCCAACCATGCCTACACATCCTCAGATGAAATTGAGCTGCTCAAGCTGCTTCTGAGGAGATCCGTGGTCATGGGAGATAAATACCTCGAGGCCCGCGTGTGTTACCTTATTTCCAGCCTCTTCCTGCTTCTCCGGAAACCGGATGATGCTCTTCCCTTTGTTGAGCGTCTTCAGTTCCTATCCTTGACTCTCTCAGCTAATGACGGGCATCCCATAGTGCCCTTGGACCTCAACTGGCTACTGAGCTGGCTCTATCACCGTAAATACATGCCTTATCTGGCACTGGCTTCTCTGAGCCTAGACTCAAGACAAGACCACTCACTCTACGATGCCTTCCAGAGGATTGAGCTGTTCATCAGAAACGCGGTGCGACTGAACCCATTCTGGAAGGAGGGAACCTCTCTGCTCCCTGCCCAGATTGTAGTCTACCTCCTCCAGGCTCTTGCTATAGCTGAGAAAGATGACGACTTAAAGACGCAGAGGGACCTGTGTCTCGGCTTGGCCTCTGTTTATCAGCAGTATGATGCCCTTGATAAAGCTGTGCGCTGTGCTCAGCAAGCAGTGGAGACAGGAGCCTTCATTAATGAGGAGGAAGGTTTCGAGGCGTCTGTTCTGCTTGGTTGGCTGCTGGTGTTAACAGGACAGGCTGAGAAAGCTCAGTGTGTCCTCGAGCCACTGCTTGTGTCACTGCAGGTACAAGAACACACAGAATTCCTTTCATCGAAtgtatattatgttttaagATGCACACCTCCACAGGGCACAGATAGCTCCACTCAGAGAGGCGTCATCCACAATCTCTTAGCTTTGTGTCTGAGGCAACAGGGCTGCATACCAGAGGCAGGCTGGCAGCTCCACTCGGCCTTGATGATATCAAGGGAAAGTGGAAACCAGAGGAATCAGGCCCTGGCACTCGCCAACCTGGGCTGCCTGGCACTGGATGCAGGGGCGTCCACATTGGCAGAACATTTCTTGGTCAGGTCAGATATTCCTTCTTGTTATTAGAAGACTATATGAGGTGAGCATGTCCACCTCAAACATCTCTTCCCTGTGCTTCCATTGGTTTTATATTGGTACTCAGTTTtccccacagtccaaaaactaTACTAAATATTAtactataaattgtccataggtgtgactctgagggtgaatggttgtttgtctgtatgtggtAAGACCTGCTTCAGATGCATATTTCTGATCCCTTGTATTTTGATTGATAGGCTTAAGGTTTAAGGGCTTAAGGGTTCAAAGGTCAGCATTTTACTGTGCTATTATCAACTGATTTTTGTCATGAAGTCCTTGTTATTCCAGATCCTTGCACCTTTTTCTGGAGCTATGGGAGAGCCCCACAGATGAGGAGCATGTCCAGACCTACCTTTGGTTGGGAAGGAGCTACAAAGACAGGGGGAAGAGTCACAACATCAGGGTGTGCTATGAAATGGGGCTTCTGATTGCACTGCATGCTAGAAACCTGCCCAGTAAGTATAAAGAAATGGtgcataaataaatatcaatatacaCTGGTACCCGtacatttgtgattcagcattcaagtctccaaaaagtcacacatttttggcaaaaaaaaaaatatatatatatatatatttagattcCCCATTTAATTTACAGAATAGATGGAATATATCTgctaaaaaaagtgtgactgaaTATTTACTTTTGGCAACACCTAAAAAGGGGGACTGACTGTATGCATACTTCTTTGGTTCcaatcatgtactgtatgtcactcTGTAAAATTGCCCTCTGGTGGGCAACCTGTGCAACAACACatgtatataattatattttctCACAGGTCAATTGGTGGTGGCCAAGGTTCTGAGTCGGTTGTATTCCGACATGCTGCTCTATGGTCAAAGCATCGTCTACTATGAACACTGTGTGTCGGTTTCCAGAGAACTGAAGGACAAGAGGCTGGAAGGAGAGTACCTTGAAATCCTAAGTAGCCTCTACCTCTCACTAAACACTGAAAGGTGAGTTTTTAACTCCCCTTGTGTGCCCCACAGTGCATTGTTTATGATGAAGACCAAAGTCGTTTTGAAATGTGTTGTGGTGCAGATCATCTCGTAAGTCTCTGGACTACACAAAGCAAAGCCTGAGGATTTCTATTGATTTGGGTAAGAGAGAAGAAGAGTCTGAGACCTGGTTGCAGGTGGGAAGGATCTACTATCTCATCCAGGAGGACGAGCTGGCCGACATGTACTTGCAGGTGATAAGGCATCTGACACACTAAACTGGATAAATTTTTGCAGTTATTTCCGcagaaaatacatcttattCAGCATAAATCGGTAATAATGTATCAATAAaggaaaaatgtacagcatatatgtaccactgttagaaatccgacaatttttacatgtttatgttgcattttggtcggcagtccttgaatgcaccacagttgTATGCTCTGTGAGAATGAACAAGGAGAAGATTTaaaggttgctgaaatgtgaggcgtAAACTAGGGTACCTTTTGAGCCACTATGGCTTCAATGAAAGCGTCCGCCCCTCAAAATCATAATGGCACTGCCTGTCTGGtggtcatcctccatgaaccaggaagtaagtAGCCTGTGACAAAGGAACAGATGTGTTAGCtaggccttggcagaggtcaacTCTCCACTATGTGACATTCTAGTCACAGTACATAAAATTGACCACATTACTGCATGCATGTATCTCCAAATAtgattagatttttattttcgtttggtaaaaaacaaaaaggaatagTTTTCTTCTTGGggataaaaagaaataaactcGCAAAATCAGGAAATAAATGCATTTGCATTTAACAAATGCAGGACATTTGCATTTAATCTAACTGAAAATATGCAATGCTAataatatcacttttttttcttttttctgctttgtttttatagaaatgcatttaaaaattcTAAATTAACATCTTGAACTTGaatacacatgtacagtatgtttgtaaaggaattaaatacatttacatttttattgattgttttatttatgcGTCTTTATTTTTCTGTCGAGACTGAGTGTccaaagggtgtccaaacttttccactgCATACTGGGATATCAAAggatattttgatatttttcattttgtaaaaaaaacccagtatGCTCATaattaaataatgtaaaaaattaaatatatatcctatgtatataaatatataaatgtatatcctacatttaaactttttctctttacatgtttttcctctcttttccccatttttgttgttgtaattatatttttctggccaataaaaaatgagctgcactttggacacccctgatctagccGTTGCCCTTGCAGCAAAGCTCTCTAATGGTGCGTGCTTCTTGTGTAATCAAATAAACTCCACATTTGATGGACAGGCAGCTGTGAAGACAGCCCTGAGAATGAACGACCCTTATTTTTCAATGAGCATCTATGAAGAGGCGGGGGACGTCTACTTTAAGGGTCACAGGAACAGGATGGCTTCAGTGCCTTTCTACAGggtaaacacaaaacaccatACAACCAAGTTACTATTTCACTCTCAGACGACTCTTTGGAACTCTAAATTTGCCTTACATGGCTTTTCACCTTTTCTTTCAGGAT of the Dunckerocampus dactyliophorus isolate RoL2022-P2 chromosome 11, RoL_Ddac_1.1, whole genome shotgun sequence genome contains:
- the sh3tc2 gene encoding SH3 domain and tetratricopeptide repeat-containing protein 2 isoform X6 — translated: MCNMGNTLSQEDISPAELDALWREPSYTLGGTNDHFSGNDIMTEGAGEDDDGPLVESGEGVLEPGHQWKRKAAFLRGSRVTLEDKFSSEIILFFTGRRRSGEDPDQALQESLRTRLRVVESNSKDVIQLFKDMSARLVSVHAERDSFVLTFKTVEEIWKFSTYLALGYVARCLENFLFDQSFWLDPKLLSDLEINVTVDEDQLATLYLALLLQEGSFFAKAVYTRVEEDDEEQLSFKKNDLLTVKDTGQDDMWEGTLLSTGHHGLVPVDCTQPLPYPFYQWFLKNYPGYAGCSPTEKESFEHPLVTGLCAAVVDYSPVGQDELQLSQGDTVEIQGLLVRGLGVFIGKHSSTGCTGFVHKAHVKPLDIMPLDRQLVFLTEEERATLAQTDPFSSEPSDSNLLEKLFSSDISSVYRLDRLDESDFMYIRNRPKRDHKVPASTRQSVMSERSGGTPPYHSSPRPSLSHSSPRVSLYQSHNPLPHDGEPLSFTLDDTFRELSEFQEDPPPFLEENSWEGEESELSDPTLTLLNHDHFQEDFLPLYDLQCSFLWVTFNGKNESELSGRLESVRECAKRMGMHWAHRRACFLLGRLCARKLKLSQARVYYEEALSVRVDSFSDTPLLIALLTNVTAVYLKQRMTDKLPLTLEKASAVLLCLPNHAYTSSDEIELLKLLLRRSVVMGDKYLEARVCYLISSLFLLLRKPDDALPFVERLQFLSLTLSANDGHPIVPLDLNWLLSWLYHRKYMPYLALASLSLDSRQDHSLYDAFQRIELFIRNAVRLNPFWKEGTSLLPAQIVVYLLQALAIAEKDDDLKTQRDLCLGLASVYQQYDALDKAVRCAQQAVETGAFINEEEGFEASVLLGWLLVLTGQAEKAQCVLEPLLVSLQVQEHTEFLSSNVYYVLRCTPPQGTDSSTQRGVIHNLLALCLRQQGCIPEAGWQLHSALMISRESGNQRNQALALANLGCLALDAGASTLAEHFLVRSLHLFLELWESPTDEEHVQTYLWLGRSYKDRGKSHNIRVCYEMGLLIALHARNLPSQLVVAKVLSRLYSDMLLYGQSIVYYEHCVSVSRELKDKRLEGEYLEILSSLYLSLNTERSSRKSLDYTKQSLRISIDLGKREEESETWLQVGRIYYLIQEDELADMYLQAAVKTALRMNDPYFSMSIYEEAGDVYFKGHRNRMASVPFYRDGSLPFARSIRDTHSEFRLLSKLTELLMNQGEQEEALQYATLAVEIANQTGVHVNERTAYHRLATVYYSLQQYELAENYYLKSLFLCPPVLQHAKEARYYTQVYCRLGNLTLHKLKDAFDAVGYFHLALAAALEDRANPQALYVVYMKLAEIHGNHMPDAQLCQLYRDRARSLKRVLSGVEVEEEEIVKDISEGYDSEPFPRTCQIQGEACSDIANEDDKRKEDENSPAPDTESQIVDASGFITCRSYSEGILTESFDTAREHMSDSCSFTDTVQNSQRQMNSNDLISSNPSHTSEEETVVDAELLQKDPSQIDR
- the sh3tc2 gene encoding SH3 domain and tetratricopeptide repeat-containing protein 2 isoform X2, whose protein sequence is MPCGTALRVAFKGKYTQTCTHTDSESLLFTLFCVFLPALRSDGSCQETDAEANTLVDAHVLSAQQDWTKSGTAEGLLSSFSVTFPPVPPWHCLTADISPAELDALWREPSYTLGGTNDHFSGNDIMTEGAGEDDDGPLVESGEGVLEPGHQWKRKAAFLRGSRVTLEDKFSSEIILFFTGRRRSGEDPDQALQESLRTRLRVVESNSKDVIQLFKDMSARLVSVHAERDSFVLTFKTVEEIWKFSTYLALGYVARCLENFLFDQSFWLDPKLLSDLEINVTVDEDQLATLYLALLLQEGSFFAKAVYTRVEEDDEEQLSFKKNDLLTVKDTGQDDMWEGTLLSTGHHGLVPVDCTQPLPYPFYQWFLKNYPGYAGCSPTEKESFEHPLVTGLCAAVVDYSPVGQDELQLSQGDTVEIQGLLVRGLGVFIGKHSSTGCTGFVHKAHVKPLDIMPLDRQLVFLTEEERATLAQTDPFSSEPSDSNLLEKLFSSDISSVYRLDRLDESDFMYIRNRPKRDHKVPASTRQSVMSERSGGTPPYHSSPRPSLSHSSPRVSLYQSHNPLPHDGEPLSFTLDDTFRELSEFQEDPPPFLEENSWEGEESELSDPTLTLLNHDHFQEDFLPLYDLQCSFLWVTFNGKNESELSGRLESVRECAKRMGMHWAHRRACFLLGRLCARKLKLSQARVYYEEALSVRVDSFSDTPLLIALLTNVTAVYLKQRMTDKLPLTLEKASAVLLCLPNHAYTSSDEIELLKLLLRRSVVMGDKYLEARVCYLISSLFLLLRKPDDALPFVERLQFLSLTLSANDGHPIVPLDLNWLLSWLYHRKYMPYLALASLSLDSRQDHSLYDAFQRIELFIRNAVRLNPFWKEGTSLLPAQIVVYLLQALAIAEKDDDLKTQRDLCLGLASVYQQYDALDKAVRCAQQAVETGAFINEEEGFEASVLLGWLLVLTGQAEKAQCVLEPLLVSLQGTDSSTQRGVIHNLLALCLRQQGCIPEAGWQLHSALMISRESGNQRNQALALANLGCLALDAGASTLAEHFLVRSLHLFLELWESPTDEEHVQTYLWLGRSYKDRGKSHNIRVCYEMGLLIALHARNLPSQLVVAKVLSRLYSDMLLYGQSIVYYEHCVSVSRELKDKRLEGEYLEILSSLYLSLNTERSSRKSLDYTKQSLRISIDLGKREEESETWLQVGRIYYLIQEDELADMYLQAAVKTALRMNDPYFSMSIYEEAGDVYFKGHRNRMASVPFYRDGSLPFARSIRDTHSEFRLLSKLTELLMNQGEQEEALQYATLAVEIANQTGVHVNERTAYHRLATVYYSLQQYELAENYYLKSLFLCPPVLQHAKEARYYTQVYCRLGNLTLHKLKDAFDAVGYFHLALAAALEDRANPQALYVVYMKLAEIHGNHMPDAQLCQLYRDRARSLKRVLSGVEVEEEEIVKDISEGYDSEPFPRTCQIQGEACSDIANEDDKRKEDENSPAPDTESQIVDASGFITCRSYSEGILTESFDTAREHMSDSCSFTDTVQNSQRQMNSNDLISSNPSHTSEEETVVDAELLQKDPSQIDR
- the sh3tc2 gene encoding SH3 domain and tetratricopeptide repeat-containing protein 2 isoform X5 — its product is MHTFCQHNRTGLRVEQQRDISPAELDALWREPSYTLGGTNDHFSGNDIMTEGAGEDDDGPLVESGEGVLEPGHQWKRKAAFLRGSRVTLEDKFSSEIILFFTGRRRSGEDPDQALQESLRTRLRVVESNSKDVIQLFKDMSARLVSVHAERDSFVLTFKTVEEIWKFSTYLALGYVARCLENFLFDQSFWLDPKLLSDLEINVTVDEDQLATLYLALLLQEGSFFAKAVYTRVEEDDEEQLSFKKNDLLTVKDTGQDDMWEGTLLSTGHHGLVPVDCTQPLPYPFYQWFLKNYPGYAGCSPTEKESFEHPLVTGLCAAVVDYSPVGQDELQLSQGDTVEIQGLLVRGLGVFIGKHSSTGCTGFVHKAHVKPLDIMPLDRQLVFLTEEERATLAQTDPFSSEPSDSNLLEKLFSSDISSVYRLDRLDESDFMYIRNRPKRDHKVPASTRQSVMSERSGGTPPYHSSPRPSLSHSSPRVSLYQSHNPLPHDGEPLSFTLDDTFRELSEFQEDPPPFLEENSWEGEESELSDPTLTLLNHDHFQEDFLPLYDLQCSFLWVTFNGKNESELSGRLESVRECAKRMGMHWAHRRACFLLGRLCARKLKLSQARVYYEEALSVRVDSFSDTPLLIALLTNVTAVYLKQRMTDKLPLTLEKASAVLLCLPNHAYTSSDEIELLKLLLRRSVVMGDKYLEARVCYLISSLFLLLRKPDDALPFVERLQFLSLTLSANDGHPIVPLDLNWLLSWLYHRKYMPYLALASLSLDSRQDHSLYDAFQRIELFIRNAVRLNPFWKEGTSLLPAQIVVYLLQALAIAEKDDDLKTQRDLCLGLASVYQQYDALDKAVRCAQQAVETGAFINEEEGFEASVLLGWLLVLTGQAEKAQCVLEPLLVSLQVQEHTEFLSSNVYYVLRCTPPQGTDSSTQRGVIHNLLALCLRQQGCIPEAGWQLHSALMISRESGNQRNQALALANLGCLALDAGASTLAEHFLVRSLHLFLELWESPTDEEHVQTYLWLGRSYKDRGKSHNIRVCYEMGLLIALHARNLPSQLVVAKVLSRLYSDMLLYGQSIVYYEHCVSVSRELKDKRLEGEYLEILSSLYLSLNTERSSRKSLDYTKQSLRISIDLGKREEESETWLQVGRIYYLIQEDELADMYLQAAVKTALRMNDPYFSMSIYEEAGDVYFKGHRNRMASVPFYRDGSLPFARSIRDTHSEFRLLSKLTELLMNQGEQEEALQYATLAVEIANQTGVHVNERTAYHRLATVYYSLQQYELAENYYLKSLFLCPPVLQHAKEARYYTQVYCRLGNLTLHKLKDAFDAVGYFHLALAAALEDRANPQALYVVYMKLAEIHGNHMPDAQLCQLYRDRARSLKRVLSGVEVEEEEIVKDISEGYDSEPFPRTCQIQGEACSDIANEDDKRKEDENSPAPDTESQIVDASGFITCRSYSEGILTESFDTAREHMSDSCSFTDTVQNSQRQMNSNDLISSNPSHTSEEETVVDAELLQKDPSQIDR